One window from the genome of Paraclostridium sordellii encodes:
- a CDS encoding TetR/AcrR family transcriptional regulator has product MKPNNMKENILLAATELITKNGIKNTSLADIAKAVDISKGTLYYHYSSKDDLISDIANMHLEVITSSVLNCVQGIDSENSKDQMINLILDKISTIENRGRIHMYILCEAITGNDKLKEQIKLKYIEWRNTLKCEIIKTGTQDAEALSFLLVSIVDGLVIQGLLKNEKIPYESIANFLLSHWY; this is encoded by the coding sequence ATGAAACCAAATAATATGAAAGAAAATATCTTATTAGCTGCAACTGAGTTAATTACTAAAAATGGAATAAAAAATACCAGTCTAGCAGATATTGCAAAGGCTGTGGATATAAGCAAAGGTACTTTATACTATCACTATTCTTCAAAAGACGATTTAATTTCAGATATAGCTAACATGCATCTAGAAGTTATAACTAGCTCCGTTTTAAACTGTGTCCAGGGTATTGATTCTGAAAATTCAAAAGATCAAATGATTAATCTTATATTAGATAAAATTTCTACAATAGAAAATCGTGGACGTATCCATATGTATATACTTTGTGAAGCAATCACAGGAAATGATAAATTAAAAGAACAAATTAAACTTAAATATATAGAGTGGCGCAATACTTTAAAATGCGAAATTATAAAAACTGGTACTCAAGATGCCGAAGCCCTATCATTTTTACTAGTATCAATAGTTGATGGATTAGTTATCCAAGGACTATTAAAAAATGAAAAAATACCATATGAAAGTATAGCAAACTTCTTGCTTTCCCATTGGTATTAA